A region from the Lolium perenne isolate Kyuss_39 chromosome 4, Kyuss_2.0, whole genome shotgun sequence genome encodes:
- the LOC139838900 gene encoding uncharacterized protein, whose product MCGRGFQGLNQALLFLLPKRPDAAALGDYRPISLIHIFAKLVVKTLATRLAPRMESLVDRNQCAFIRKRCIHDNFMFVQQTARFLHRMKEPRVMLKLDIARAFDSVSWGFLVEVLRKMGFGPRFCELVAILLSTAKLRAIRSILELFGHASGLHTNFAKCSVSAIACTEDVANAAAGVMECQLAPFPVKYLGILLSIRRLPGEAFQPMVDRLADKLPTYKASMMPTAGCLALVRSVLAAIPMHRLMVLSFNKKALKQVNKILGSFLWAGRAEANGGHCHVNWSRVSARCGESALFWEDRWLDGKSIRELVPEVYALIPKRLRKRRMVQQALVERSWISDIEGAQRALALWQYVQLWIRLRDMVLSPDQDKLVWRWTTDGQYSSGSYYDTLFQGAISSWKLNWKSWAPPRVKFFIWLACLVLDEGASGASGIGPRDKMPDVRPVNGDYGAHPNRLFLL is encoded by the exons ATGTGCGGGCGCGGGTTCCAGGGTCTGAACCAGGCCCTTCTATTCCTGCTGCCCAAGCGTCCGGATGCGGCTGCTTTGGGTGATTACCGGCCAATTAGCCTGATCCACATCTTCGCCAAGCTCGTGGTGAAGACGTTGGCTACTCGCTTGGCCCCTCGTATGGAGTCGCTGGTGGATCGCAACCAATGCGCGTTCATTCGCAAGCGGTGCATTCACGACAACTTCATGTTCGTTCAGCAGACGGCGAGATTCCTGCATAGGATGAAGGAGCCACGGGTGATGCTCAAGCTCGACATAGCCCGGGCCTTTGATTCCGTCTCTTGGGGGTTCCTGGTGGAGGTCCTCCGAAAGATGGGATTTGGGCCTAGGTTCTGCGAGCTGGTGGCCATCCTCTTGTCCACGGCTA AGTTGCGCGCTATCCGCAGCATCCTGGAGCTCTTTGGACACGCGTCAGGCCTACACACCAACTTCGCCAAATGCTCGGTCTCTGCGATTGCCTGCACTGAGGATGTGGCCAATGCCGCTGCCGGGGTGATGGAGTGCCAGTTGGCACCCTTCCCTGTCAAATACCTCGGCATCCTACTTTCCATCCGTCGGCTACCGGGTGAGGCGTTCCAGCCCATGGTGGACCGTCTGGCTGACAAGTTACCTACCTACAAAGCGTCTATGATGCCCACGGCAGGGTGCTTGGCGCTGGTTAGATCGGTGCTGGCAGCTATTCCGATGCATCGGCTCATGGTGCTAAGCTTCAACAAGAAGGCGCTGAAACAGGTTAACAAGATCCTGGGAAGCTTCCTTTGGGCCGGTAGGGCAGAGGCCAATGGCGGTCACTGCCATGTCAACTGGTCGAGGGTGTCCGCCCGCTGCG GCGAGTCCGCTCTCTTCTGGGAGGATAGGTGGCTAGATGGCAAGTCCATCAGGGAGCTAGTGCCGGAGGTTTATGCGCTCATTCCCAAGCGCCTCAGGAAGCGGCGCATGGTGCAGCAGGCGCTGGTGGAGCGCAGCTGGATCTCGGACATCGAGGGCGCACAGAGAGCCTTGGCCCTATGGCAGTATGTTCAGCTATGGATTAGGCTCAGGGACATGGTGCTCTCCCCAGATCAAGACAAGTTGGTTTGGCGTTGGACGACGGATGGCCAGTATTCCTCCGGCTCCTACTATGACACCCTCTTCCAGGGGGCGATCAGCTCCTGGAAGCTCAACTGGAAATCCTGGGCACCACCAAGGGTGAAGTTCTTCATCTGGCTTGCTTGCCTGGTGTTGGACGAGGGAGCGTCTGGCGCGTCGGGGATTGGCCCACGCGACAAGATGCCCGATGTGCGACCAGTCAATGGAGACTATGGCGCACATCCTAACCGGCTGTTCCTTCTCTAG